The Patescibacteria group bacterium genome window below encodes:
- a CDS encoding radical SAM protein, translated as MNRINLPIDCVLAVTYRCNSRCTMCDIWKLKDTPELELEQYKKLPSTLRDINVSGGEPFLRQDIVDLVRILHETCPKARVVISTNGYLTDLIKEKMREILKYAPNAGIGVSIDGIGEIHDKIRGIPGGFNLATRTVKVLREELGMKNLRLAFTVSKQNVDHLSKVYDLSRELGVQFTMALAQSSEFFFGGKQVEESPDINVLKKQFSYVIRQELQSWQPKRWARAYFTKSLLDFAITGKQALLSRAGIDFFFLDPFGNVYPSVVHNAVMGNLHDKNFEEIWNSPEAETARAKVREAEQDVWMICTARTAIKKHPVRVGWWVLKSKIKNL; from the coding sequence ATGAATAGAATAAATTTACCCATAGATTGTGTTTTGGCCGTGACCTACCGGTGCAATTCGCGCTGTACGATGTGTGATATCTGGAAACTAAAAGACACGCCGGAGCTGGAACTGGAGCAGTATAAAAAATTACCGTCAACATTGCGTGATATTAATGTAAGCGGCGGCGAACCGTTTTTGCGTCAGGATATCGTGGATCTGGTCAGAATTTTGCACGAGACTTGCCCAAAGGCGAGAGTTGTTATTTCTACGAATGGTTATCTTACAGATTTGATAAAAGAAAAAATGCGGGAAATTTTAAAATATGCGCCTAACGCTGGCATAGGAGTTTCTATTGATGGAATAGGGGAAATACATGACAAAATTCGCGGTATTCCCGGCGGATTTAATTTGGCGACCCGAACCGTGAAAGTTCTCCGCGAAGAATTGGGCATGAAAAATTTACGCTTGGCCTTTACCGTTTCTAAACAGAACGTAGATCATCTGAGTAAGGTTTATGATTTATCGCGCGAACTCGGGGTGCAATTTACCATGGCTTTGGCCCAAAGTTCAGAATTTTTCTTTGGCGGTAAACAAGTAGAAGAATCGCCGGATATAAATGTCTTAAAAAAACAATTCAGTTATGTTATTCGGCAGGAATTGCAAAGTTGGCAACCCAAAAGATGGGCGCGGGCGTATTTTACAAAAAGCCTTTTGGATTTTGCGATTACTGGAAAACAAGCTCTCCTTTCACGGGCTGGTATAGACTTTTTCTTTCTTGATCCGTTTGGAAATGTTTATCCGTCGGTCGTGCATAACGCCGTAATGGGAAATTTGCATGATAAAAATTTTGAAGAAATTTGGAATTCGCCTGAGGCGGAAACAGCGCGGGCAAAAGTCCGCGAGGCGGAACAAGATGTTTGGATGATTTGTACGGCGAGAACGGCGATTAAAAAACATCCAGTAAGGGTTGGATGGTGGGTTTTAAAATCAAAAATTAAAAATTTATAA
- a CDS encoding O-antigen ligase family protein, translating into MLSRLGQILFPGHTAEEQARFLIWALVLILGITAVALLAPWQYVLGTIAIVLILLFFFRFITLGLYLMVLLYPFIYLQLFVGRDINIPYVDLLAMIVFFSWAVRSIFFPPYGGIHFIKNLGRGTKFSFENFPGLVFFLLFFAASLLSLINAENVLYSLKYIFRPLTFFYLMFVVLPYNVINSRKVLLNVLRIFYGVGIFVALMGLWSILFSENSGILRRALPLPIFGVPILGTNHNLIAEVLISVIPIGFILIWEAKEIWLKKILIAGVLLMAAINLLTFSRTGWIALAFELLALVLIKYRKNIRSYFELGLVVMLIISPLLLYGYIFLTSEIVRSSNMNRLALTKIALETFIKHPIVGAGAGTFVEQVAMNRWFVLDFGNPLEAHGVVQKLLAETGALGFLTFFALLGYIIFRLVQTYRKIPSSSPYKYILLALILTSTGSIIFQLFNTSYFVSKMWLPLGVALAATRLAEEQN; encoded by the coding sequence ATGTTATCTCGTCTTGGCCAAATTTTATTTCCCGGACATACGGCGGAAGAGCAAGCGCGTTTTTTAATCTGGGCGCTGGTTTTGATTTTGGGAATTACCGCGGTAGCGCTTTTGGCACCATGGCAATATGTTTTGGGAACCATCGCCATAGTTTTAATTTTACTTTTCTTTTTCAGATTTATTACTCTCGGGTTGTATTTAATGGTTTTACTTTATCCGTTCATTTATCTTCAACTATTTGTCGGACGCGATATTAATATCCCTTATGTTGATTTGCTCGCGATGATAGTTTTTTTCTCCTGGGCGGTTCGTTCGATTTTTTTCCCGCCTTATGGAGGTATTCATTTTATAAAAAATTTGGGAAGGGGGACTAAGTTTTCCTTTGAAAATTTTCCCGGTCTTGTTTTTTTTCTTTTATTTTTTGCGGCTTCCCTGCTTTCTTTAATCAACGCGGAAAACGTTTTGTATAGCTTGAAATATATTTTCCGGCCGCTGACTTTCTTCTATTTGATGTTTGTTGTATTACCATATAATGTAATCAATTCAAGAAAAGTTCTTTTAAATGTTTTAAGAATTTTTTATGGAGTAGGAATTTTTGTCGCCCTGATGGGTCTTTGGTCGATTTTATTTTCTGAAAATTCCGGGATTCTTCGGCGCGCTCTGCCTTTGCCGATTTTCGGTGTGCCGATTTTAGGGACAAACCATAATTTAATTGCCGAAGTTTTAATTAGTGTTATTCCAATCGGTTTTATTCTGATTTGGGAAGCTAAAGAAATTTGGCTTAAAAAAATTTTGATAGCGGGGGTTCTTTTAATGGCGGCGATTAACCTTCTGACTTTTTCGCGCACCGGATGGATTGCTTTGGCTTTTGAGCTTTTGGCTTTGGTTTTAATAAAATACAGAAAAAATATCAGAAGTTATTTTGAACTTGGTTTGGTGGTGATGTTGATTATTTCTCCGCTTTTGCTTTACGGATATATTTTTTTAACAAGCGAAATTGTTCGAAGTTCCAACATGAATCGTTTGGCTTTGACAAAAATCGCGCTGGAAACTTTTATTAAACATCCGATTGTCGGCGCGGGCGCGGGAACTTTTGTTGAACAGGTGGCGATGAATCGTTGGTTTGTTCTTGATTTTGGCAATCCTCTTGAAGCGCACGGCGTTGTTCAAAAACTTTTGGCGGAAACCGGGGCGCTTGGATTTTTGACATTTTTTGCTTTGCTCGGCTATATAATTTTTAGGTTAGTTCAAACGTATCGAAAAATACCAAGTAGTTCTCCGTATAAATATATTCTTTTGGCGTTAATTTTAACTTCGACTGGCAGTATTATTTTTCAACTTTTTAATACATCATATTTTGTCTCAAAAATGTGGTTACCGCTTGGCGTTGCATTAGCTGCTACGCGTTTGGCCGAAGAACAAAATTAA
- a CDS encoding methyltransferase domain-containing protein produces the protein MQTPAEKYLVKRLAEFLKKDELKRVVAPRILNIGADKSLSIENQLTASGSNYICDRIDISDCGVDYFAVDKCWKCSVEEMSPVSSEYYFAAFANYVLEHVLVLDKAAREIYRVLKPGGVFITSTSNPTAPEFVLARWTPLWFHKKIRSGESWETHYAYKNIEELINIFEDAGLRMIEIRRYPFVEGYLARFFLLNILGKFYDKIISILKVKRFMGNACIVFEKNK, from the coding sequence ATGCAAACACCAGCCGAAAAATATCTCGTAAAAAGGCTCGCTGAATTTCTTAAAAAAGACGAATTAAAGAGGGTAGTTGCTCCTAGGATTTTAAACATTGGCGCAGACAAAAGTCTTTCTATAGAAAACCAATTAACTGCCTCTGGCAGTAATTATATTTGTGATCGCATCGACATTAGTGATTGTGGAGTAGATTATTTTGCGGTGGATAAGTGTTGGAAATGTTCAGTTGAAGAAATGTCGCCAGTAAGTTCTGAATATTATTTTGCGGCATTCGCGAATTATGTTCTTGAACACGTTTTAGTTTTAGACAAAGCCGCCAGAGAGATTTACCGAGTGCTAAAGCCAGGAGGAGTTTTTATCACATCTACTTCAAATCCTACGGCCCCGGAATTTGTGTTAGCCAGGTGGACGCCCCTATGGTTTCATAAAAAGATAAGGAGTGGTGAGAGTTGGGAAACACATTATGCATATAAAAATATAGAGGAATTGATAAATATTTTTGAAGATGCGGGTCTTCGCATGATTGAGATAAGACGCTATCCATTTGTTGAAGGGTATTTGGCGAGGTTTTTTCTTTTAAACATATTAGGAAAATTTTATGATAAGATTATTTCTATTTTGAAAGTAAAAAGATTTATGGGGAACGCGTGTATCGTGTTTGAGAAAAATAAATAA
- a CDS encoding glycosyltransferase, translating into MSSSKKIKVIHLITSLNFGGAEIMLLDLARRLPSEIFDVKVATTVRGGALVDDFRNAEIPAHVFDKKSKLGLGVIWKLWRFLRHEKPDIVHTHLFGGDTWGRIAAILARVPVIVSTEHNMNFDEGWIKRKVKKFLSHFTKKIVAVSEAVKNYSVSRDKIKARKITVIANGIDLDKFASIPEKEFGDPPVIGIIGRLEEQKGHKYLFEALNLIKTVPWILWVVGDGSKKNELERLAKDLNLRERIIFLGARKNVTEILSGIDIFVMPSLWEGLGLAVLEAAAAGKPIVASRAGGIQEIIEDDKTGILVESKNVKSLADGLERVLLGKIDAREMGARAREMVKEKFSAERMVEEYEKLYKELINKK; encoded by the coding sequence ATGTCTTCTTCCAAAAAAATAAAAGTCATTCATCTTATAACGAGTCTTAATTTCGGCGGCGCAGAAATTATGCTTTTGGATTTGGCGCGCAGGCTTCCTTCAGAAATTTTTGATGTTAAAGTTGCTACCACGGTTCGGGGTGGAGCGTTAGTTGATGATTTTAGAAATGCAGAAATTCCGGCGCATGTTTTTGATAAAAAAAGCAAACTTGGTCTTGGAGTAATTTGGAAACTTTGGAGGTTTTTGCGCCATGAAAAACCAGATATTGTCCACACACATCTTTTTGGCGGAGATACTTGGGGAAGGATTGCCGCAATTTTGGCTAGAGTGCCGGTGATTGTTTCTACGGAACACAACATGAATTTTGACGAAGGATGGATAAAAAGAAAAGTAAAGAAATTTTTAAGTCATTTCACAAAAAAAATTGTCGCTGTTTCCGAAGCGGTAAAAAATTATTCTGTAAGCCGTGACAAAATCAAAGCAAGAAAAATAACCGTTATCGCGAACGGAATTGATTTAGATAAATTTGCGTCAATTCCAGAAAAAGAGTTTGGCGATCCGCCGGTTATTGGAATTATTGGCCGGCTTGAAGAGCAGAAGGGTCACAAATATCTTTTTGAAGCATTGAATCTGATTAAAACAGTTCCCTGGATTTTGTGGGTGGTGGGGGATGGTTCGAAAAAAAATGAGCTTGAGAGATTGGCTAAAGATTTAAATTTACGCGAGAGAATAATTTTTTTGGGGGCAAGAAAAAATGTCACTGAAATTTTGTCGGGAATAGATATTTTCGTTATGCCGTCGCTTTGGGAAGGTTTGGGTTTGGCAGTGCTCGAAGCCGCGGCGGCAGGGAAACCGATTGTAGCCTCGCGCGCGGGGGGAATTCAGGAAATAATTGAAGATGATAAAACAGGAATTTTAGTTGAATCAAAAAATGTGAAAAGTTTGGCCGATGGGTTGGAGCGAGTTCTTTTGGGAAAAATAGATGCGCGGGAAATGGGCGCGCGGGCGAGGGAAATGGTGAAAGAAAAATTCAGCGCAGAGAGAATGGTGGAGGAATATGAAAAATTATATAAAGAATTGATAAATAAAAAGTAA
- a CDS encoding glycosyltransferase family 4 protein, producing the protein MRILQINKFFYRRGGSETYFFGLIDLLQKNGHEIVHFSTKSPANIPSPYDDFFVNEINFGKREGLVRDLKKVGHSLYSFEAKRKLEKLILKTKPDIAHLHNISHHLSPSILGVIKKYKIPVVQTLHDYQLICPNFKLFTKGTVCERCKKYKYWNAVLHKCIHDSRLQSCIEAKEMFFHKACQFYEKGVNCFVTPSKFLAEKLAAWQVKSNVENIPLFLDANQFEPKYEPGDYIIYFGRLAREKGIDVLIEALVGTEIKLKIVGDGPEKEKLKVESEKLKVNAEFIEHKSGKELHDLIRGAKFVALPSVWYENYPMSLLEAGALGKAVVGARLGGIPEIIFDGENGFLVEPGNADDLREKIQRLFGDNDLCERMGRRAREMILEKNSPEDHYRKIMEIYKRPTTNN; encoded by the coding sequence ATGCGTATTTTGCAAATTAATAAATTTTTTTATCGGCGGGGCGGAAGTGAAACATATTTTTTTGGATTGATTGATTTGCTACAAAAAAACGGTCATGAGATTGTTCATTTTAGCACTAAATCTCCGGCAAATATACCTTCGCCATACGACGATTTTTTTGTTAATGAAATAAATTTTGGAAAAAGAGAGGGTTTAGTTCGTGATTTAAAAAAAGTCGGCCACTCACTTTATTCCTTTGAAGCAAAAAGAAAATTAGAAAAATTAATTTTAAAAACAAAACCGGATATTGCTCATCTGCATAATATTTCCCATCACCTTTCGCCGTCGATTTTAGGCGTGATTAAAAAATATAAAATTCCGGTGGTGCAAACTTTGCATGATTATCAATTAATTTGCCCGAATTTTAAATTATTTACCAAGGGGACGGTTTGTGAAAGATGTAAAAAATATAAATACTGGAATGCCGTTTTGCATAAATGCATTCATGATTCTCGGCTTCAAAGCTGCATTGAGGCCAAGGAGATGTTTTTTCATAAGGCTTGCCAATTTTATGAAAAGGGAGTAAATTGCTTTGTTACACCGTCAAAATTTTTAGCGGAGAAATTGGCGGCATGGCAAGTCAAGTCAAATGTGGAAAACATACCGCTTTTTCTTGACGCGAACCAGTTTGAGCCAAAATACGAACCGGGCGATTATATTATTTATTTTGGAAGATTGGCAAGGGAAAAGGGGATTGATGTTCTTATCGAGGCCCTAGTCGGCACGGAAATAAAATTAAAAATTGTCGGTGACGGACCGGAAAAAGAAAAATTAAAAGTTGAAAGTGAAAAATTAAAAGTTAACGCGGAATTCATTGAGCATAAAAGTGGAAAAGAGCTGCACGACTTGATTCGCGGCGCGAAATTTGTTGCTTTGCCCTCAGTTTGGTATGAAAATTATCCAATGTCTCTGCTTGAGGCGGGTGCTTTGGGCAAAGCCGTAGTAGGCGCGCGTCTTGGCGGAATTCCTGAAATTATTTTTGACGGAGAAAACGGATTTTTGGTCGAGCCGGGAAATGCGGACGATCTGCGGGAAAAAATTCAGCGACTTTTTGGAGATAACGATTTATGTGAAAGAATGGGCAGGCGGGCAAGAGAAATGATTTTAGAAAAAAATTCGCCGGAAGATCATTATAGAAAAATAATGGAAATTTATAAACGACCAACGACAAACAACTAA
- a CDS encoding putative glycoside hydrolase gives MPKQKIKIDHDAPGVKVGFFWFKNKYFKYLTLSLIVGTIALSAVFYNQESPDFSIQAVKMEEKYPRLANLFFKWDVTDGEARELSKWDVLVIDMEAQINTPDNLRKIKEYNPQIKILAYITSQEFTSSVSRLKSSSLRRKLYSGMSDNWWLNSSGGGRLVWWPGTWLLNVTDDSPTDGGGKKWNDYLPEFVAREILSQPYWDGVFYDNAWDSVSWMPSGSEIDLNRDGQAESSATSDQKWREGMNKIYRRTRELAPGKIVMGNQAGGASGKIYFSNLNGISIEHFHKYNWTDVLNNYFFILNNGQTPKTTILNCNTENTGRQDDYARMRFCLASTLLGDGYFSFDYGDQAHNQTWWYDEYGVFLGKPINSAYNIADGSTKISSGVWRRDFQNGIVLVNSGSTSKTINLGEEFEKIHGSQDKTVNSGAIVKSIYLSPKDGIILLRRAEVETVSNFQNGSFARVFDGNGKLKRTGFFTYDGKYKPASQVMIVDLNQDGPKETVVADSSKVEIFDSSGKKLYSFFPYDQNYDKGINFAVGDLTHDGKMEIVTGTLRGGGPHVRIFNWQGRLIHPGFFAYGKNFRGGVSVAVGDTDGNGWPEIITGAGFGGGPHVRIFSGGGKLMHPGFFAYDPAFRGGVNVAMADLNDDGRAEIITGPGIGGSPEVKIFDAKDLSLKAKFFAFSATSRGGVAVFAGDLDNDGKEEIVAQTTDIFSF, from the coding sequence ATGCCAAAACAAAAAATTAAAATTGATCATGATGCGCCGGGGGTAAAAGTGGGATTTTTTTGGTTTAAAAATAAATACTTTAAATATTTAACGCTAAGTTTGATAGTCGGGACAATTGCTCTCTCGGCTGTTTTTTATAATCAAGAAAGTCCGGATTTTTCTATCCAGGCGGTTAAGATGGAAGAAAAATATCCCCGCCTGGCCAACCTTTTTTTCAAGTGGGATGTGACGGATGGCGAAGCCAGGGAATTATCCAAATGGGATGTTCTCGTGATTGATATGGAAGCGCAAATTAACACGCCGGACAATTTAAGGAAAATTAAAGAATATAATCCGCAAATAAAAATTTTAGCTTATATTACTTCGCAGGAATTTACTTCAAGTGTTTCCCGGTTGAAATCCAGTAGCTTGCGGAGAAAATTATACAGCGGAATGTCTGACAATTGGTGGTTGAATTCTTCCGGCGGAGGTCGTCTTGTTTGGTGGCCGGGTACGTGGCTTTTAAATGTTACTGATGATTCGCCGACTGATGGGGGAGGGAAAAAATGGAATGATTATCTGCCGGAATTTGTGGCGCGGGAAATTTTAAGCCAGCCGTATTGGGACGGAGTTTTTTATGATAACGCTTGGGATAGCGTTTCCTGGATGCCTTCGGGAAGTGAAATTGATTTAAATCGGGACGGCCAGGCAGAATCTTCTGCTACATCAGATCAAAAATGGCGCGAAGGAATGAACAAAATTTATCGACGGACCAGAGAGCTTGCGCCCGGGAAGATAGTTATGGGTAATCAAGCTGGTGGCGCGAGCGGCAAGATTTATTTTTCAAATCTGAATGGTATTTCTATAGAGCATTTTCATAAATATAATTGGACAGATGTTTTAAATAATTATTTTTTCATCTTAAACAATGGCCAGACGCCGAAGACGACTATTCTAAATTGCAACACGGAAAATACCGGCCGGCAAGATGATTACGCCAGAATGCGTTTTTGTCTCGCAAGTACTCTTTTGGGTGACGGATATTTTAGTTTTGATTATGGCGATCAGGCTCATAACCAAACTTGGTGGTATGACGAGTATGGCGTTTTTTTGGGCAAGCCAATAAATTCCGCCTACAATATTGCAGATGGCAGTACGAAAATTTCCTCTGGCGTATGGCGCCGAGATTTTCAAAATGGTATCGTGCTTGTTAATTCCGGAAGCACATCTAAAACAATAAATTTGGGTGAGGAATTTGAAAAAATTCATGGTAGCCAAGACAAGACAGTAAATAGCGGGGCAATTGTAAAGAGTATTTATCTTTCGCCTAAAGACGGGATTATTCTTTTACGTCGAGCGGAAGTTGAAACGGTCTCTAATTTTCAAAACGGTTCTTTTGCTCGTGTTTTCGACGGTAACGGAAAACTTAAACGGACTGGCTTTTTTACTTATGATGGAAAATATAAACCGGCAAGCCAGGTGATGATAGTTGATTTAAATCAGGATGGCCCGAAAGAAACCGTGGTGGCGGATTCGTCAAAAGTAGAAATTTTTGACAGCAGCGGAAAAAAACTTTATTCATTTTTTCCGTATGACCAAAATTACGATAAAGGAATTAATTTTGCGGTCGGTGATTTAACCCATGATGGTAAAATGGAAATTGTTACAGGAACTTTGCGCGGCGGCGGCCCGCATGTCAGGATTTTTAATTGGCAGGGGCGCCTGATTCATCCGGGATTTTTTGCTTACGGTAAAAATTTCCGCGGCGGAGTTTCTGTTGCCGTGGGAGATACCGATGGTAATGGCTGGCCGGAAATTATTACCGGCGCCGGTTTTGGCGGCGGACCGCATGTCAGGATTTTTTCCGGCGGGGGAAAATTAATGCATCCGGGATTTTTTGCCTATGACCCAGCTTTCCGCGGCGGAGTGAATGTGGCTATGGCTGATCTCAATGACGATGGACGAGCGGAAATAATCACGGGTCCGGGGATCGGCGGCAGTCCGGAAGTTAAAATTTTTGATGCCAAAGACCTTTCTCTTAAGGCTAAGTTTTTTGCCTTTAGCGCGACGAGCCGTGGCGGGGTTGCCGTTTTTGCGGGAGATTTGGATAATGATGGAAAAGAAGAAATAGTTGCCCAAACTACAGATATATTTTCTTTTTAA
- a CDS encoding glycosyltransferase family 4 protein, producing MTEIGLYYKPFIMRIAMVGQKGIPAVYGGIERHVEELSARLAEGGFDVTVFCRPWYGNKSEVKNEKLKVYKGINLAYLPSLKTKHFDAISHTFLATIYAMIGKFDIIHYHGVGPALLSFLPRIFCRKTKVITTFHCIDRKHQKWGLFAKIMLRAGEWAACRFAHETITVSKTLQQYCSEAYDKDTAYVPNGVNVVESSPNPSSEILKKFNLEKNKYLLMVSRLVRHKGAHYLVQAFRDLKEKDATFRDLKLVFAGDSAFTDDYVKELKNSAKDDLNIVFVGFQSGRPLEDLFLNSLAVVHPSESEGLPIAVLEAMSYGKVVLASDIPENMELIKDYGFSFQNKNIGDLTQQLKEVLPRHDLWEKGEEAKKFVAKNYSWDFVVSEVRKVYQSLY from the coding sequence ATGACAGAAATAGGCCTTTATTATAAGCCTTTTATTATGCGTATTGCCATGGTTGGACAAAAAGGAATACCAGCTGTCTACGGGGGCATTGAACGCCACGTAGAGGAATTAAGCGCTCGTTTAGCCGAGGGCGGTTTTGATGTTACGGTTTTTTGCCGGCCGTGGTATGGAAATAAATCAGAAGTAAAAAATGAAAAGTTAAAAGTTTATAAAGGTATTAATCTGGCTTATTTGCCATCTTTAAAAACCAAACATTTTGACGCGATTTCTCATACTTTTTTGGCGACGATTTACGCGATGATTGGTAAGTTTGATATTATTCATTATCACGGTGTTGGACCAGCTTTACTCTCTTTTCTGCCTAGAATTTTTTGTCGCAAAACAAAAGTTATCACCACTTTCCATTGTATTGATCGCAAGCATCAAAAGTGGGGATTGTTTGCCAAGATTATGCTTCGGGCGGGGGAGTGGGCGGCTTGTCGTTTTGCTCACGAAACAATCACGGTTTCAAAAACCTTACAGCAATATTGCTCCGAGGCTTATGATAAGGATACGGCTTATGTTCCGAATGGCGTAAACGTGGTGGAGAGTTCTCCAAATCCGTCTTCGGAAATTTTGAAAAAATTTAATTTGGAAAAGAATAAATATTTATTGATGGTTTCCCGTTTGGTTCGCCACAAAGGCGCGCATTATTTAGTGCAAGCATTTCGCGATCTTAAAGAAAAAGACGCAACTTTCCGAGATTTGAAGTTGGTTTTTGCCGGGGATTCCGCCTTTACCGATGATTATGTAAAAGAATTAAAAAATTCAGCCAAAGATGATTTAAATATTGTGTTTGTCGGGTTTCAGTCCGGTCGGCCGCTTGAAGATTTATTTTTGAATTCTTTGGCAGTAGTCCATCCTTCAGAATCAGAAGGATTGCCCATTGCCGTGCTTGAAGCCATGAGTTATGGAAAAGTTGTTTTGGCCTCGGATATTCCGGAAAATATGGAATTGATTAAAGATTATGGTTTCAGTTTTCAAAATAAAAATATCGGCGATTTAACACAACAGCTTAAGGAAGTTTTGCCGCGCCATGATCTTTGGGAAAAAGGAGAAGAAGCAAAAAAATTCGTTGCCAAAAATTACAGCTGGGATTTTGTTGTCTCGGAAGTGAGAAAAGTTTATCAAAGTTTATATTAA
- a CDS encoding excisionase family DNA-binding protein → MANQNPIRVSVSEAARLFGVNPLTIRRALKDQSLRYVVVRGRYKIDFASLVKWSQQRPLVKYKTETKGLGQYVEKWRIKNTLYSPNPKATE, encoded by the coding sequence ATGGCCAATCAAAATCCAATCCGTGTTTCCGTGTCGGAGGCCGCTCGCCTTTTTGGGGTTAACCCCCTCACCATCCGCCGGGCACTAAAAGATCAATCTCTGCGTTATGTCGTCGTCCGCGGAAGATATAAAATCGACTTCGCGAGCCTTGTGAAATGGTCCCAACAGCGACCGCTTGTAAAATATAAAACTGAAACAAAAGGACTTGGGCAATACGTAGAAAAATGGCGGATAAAAAATACTCTTTATTCTCCAAACCCAAAGGCTACGGAATAA
- a CDS encoding RNA polymerase sigma factor, whose amino-acid sequence MSRSLKEQYLFLKLRATRDPEVFGKLYDIYVDQIYRFIYFKVGRKEEAEDLTGDVFLKTWQYINEMGSEVIDNLRAFLYQTARNTVIDFYRSRDQKEFVALPQESDEEKSAAVEIVDEKQDLVEKIELASDLEEVKKALQKIREEYREIIILRFIEEMSVKETAEILGKSEGAVRVLLHRAVAALKEEATRKVLAKNQNYVH is encoded by the coding sequence ATGAGTAGAAGCTTGAAAGAACAATATCTTTTCCTTAAATTGCGCGCCACCCGTGACCCAGAGGTCTTCGGCAAACTTTACGATATTTATGTTGATCAGATTTATCGGTTTATCTATTTTAAAGTCGGCCGAAAGGAAGAAGCAGAAGATTTAACGGGTGATGTTTTCTTGAAAACCTGGCAATACATAAATGAAATGGGTTCGGAAGTGATTGATAATCTGCGCGCCTTTCTTTATCAAACCGCGAGAAATACTGTAATAGATTTTTACCGTTCGCGAGATCAAAAAGAATTTGTCGCCTTGCCGCAAGAAAGCGATGAAGAAAAATCGGCCGCTGTGGAAATAGTTGATGAGAAGCAGGATTTGGTGGAAAAAATTGAACTGGCCTCAGACCTTGAAGAAGTTAAAAAAGCTTTACAAAAAATAAGAGAAGAATATCGCGAAATAATAATTCTCAGATTTATTGAAGAAATGAGCGTGAAAGAAACAGCGGAAATTTTAGGAAAATCGGAAGGGGCGGTTAGAGTTCTGCTCCACCGCGCCGTCGCCGCCTTAAAAGAAGAAGCCACGCGAAAAGTTTTAGCGAAAAATCAAAATTATGTCCACTGA